Below is a genomic region from Methanolobus sediminis.
ATACGCACCAGGTCTTGGCACACCTGAACCTTTCGGACTTACAGACATTGATGTGCGTGAAGTTATACGTGCCCTGGCACCAATTTCCATTGGATTTGATGTTGTGGAAATCTCCCCGGAATATGATAACGGAATAAGCGCACTTCTGGGAACAAAACTTCTCAGGGAATTCATTGCTGCCCATGCTGCAAGTGAGAGATAAAACTACAGAAAATCAGGTATAAATTCCCGTCTTCACACTCATTTGTACTTAATATACCGGTGATCCTGTGAAAATTTCAATAAGGAATGCTGAAAAAGAAGATATTGAAGGGATAATGTGTGTTGAGCATAGGTCATTCCACACCAATATAGCTGAAAACAGCGACACTTTTCTGGAAAGAATAGAAAGCTTCTCAGACGGTTTTCTTGTCATGGTCATCGATGGAGAGATTGCAGGATATATTTCCTCGGAACTCTGGGATTATTCAGAGAACATAGAAACTGAAAAATTCGTTCTTGGACACAACATTACTGAAACTCACAGAAATGACGGGAAGGAACTTTACATATCATCCATCGCAGTTCTGAAAAAGTATCGCGGGAAAGGGTATGGTAATGCTCTTTTCTCAGAACTCGTTAGCAGGATCTACAGGAACTATGAAATATCAAGCATAATCCTCATGGTTTCTGTTAACTGGATAGCTGCAAGGAAAATCTATGAGAAGAATGGATTCAAGGAAATTCAGGTAATAAAATACTTTTTTGATGATGATGAGAAATCAGATGCGATCATCATGAGAAAACAAATGTGAGAGTTGGTTTTTAGTTTTAGTTTTTACTTGTGATTTACGGTGTCAAGTTCCCACATCTCAATGAAATTATCGAGCATACGGTCAAAGAAACTGCTTTTATAGGTGATTATCAGTTCTGTAATTTCCTCAGGGTTTATAACCTCAAAATTACTTTCCCTGCCATTTATAATTTTATTCACAACTCCTGATGCCACAAGTTTGTTAAGATGCCAGGAAACCGTAGATGGAGATAGACCAATGGCTGAAGAAATATCCTTATTATTCAGATCTGGATTTTCCATGAGAGTAATAAGAATATGCCTGCAGGCTTTTTTCCGAAGGAAAGACATGACCAGTCGGTCGTTTTCACTCAACTCTTTATCCCTTACAAAATAGCGGAGGAATTGTTCATCTTTTTGTGCTGAAATGATATTCTTTTTTTGCATGTAGTGAAGATGATACTGCAGGCTACCAACTGCTATACCAAGACTTCTTTCCAGTTCACGAAGATGAATTCCCGGTGAACTGCGGATGGTTTCAAATATCCTTTTGCGGGTTTCAAGCTCGAGTTCCATTTCAAACCTTCTCTTTTGTCACCATGGCAAAGAAAAATAACAACAGTACGACAAAATTGAGTATACTGCCCCATATCTCAAGAGTCTCTCCTATTGAAGGGAAAAATGACTCTGTTGAACCCATAAACCCCATCAGGAAATAAGCAAAAAATGCAGTTGTGACCAAAAGTAATTTTCTTCTGCGCTCCCTCATATACGCAGCAAGGGATATCGAGAAAAGGACTAATGCCAGAATACTTGATACCAGAACTATTATGTTGTCGATTTCCATATTGCGTTGCCACCTCTGTCAAAAACCAGAAAGAAAGACAGGGTCTTCCTTTCATTCAATGGTAATCTCCACAAGTTCAAGCACTTCGTCGCCACCGACAACAGCTTCCTCTTTAAGGATACCAATACCACTTGCATAGTACTTGTGTTCTTCAACTCCTGGCTCAAGGGGTGTCCACTCCTTTGTCTGCAGACAGTTATCGAATGAACCGTATTCCACTGTAACAGATGCATCAAGGCTCAGCACTTCGGCCATGTCTTCTGCTTCACCTTCATAGTATTCCTGCTGGTAGATATCACCAACCTGCGGATTAGCTTTCATAAGAATACCAGGTTCAGCTCCGTCAACACCTCCTTCCCAGGAGCCTGACGTGCCCACCAGTTCACCTTCATCATACTCTTTTGAATCCTCTCCAAAATACCAGACGTTGCCTTCATTGTCATTAGCAAACCAGTCGTATGTATCTTCCACAAGTTCACCATCTTCCCATTCCCTATCTCTGATAACCATGGTTGTTACACCCATTATCTCCTTGGTCTGGTCAGTGACATATATTTCAACCCTGATGTCCTCGCCATCAGATTCTCCCTCAAGGATGAATGTTGTACCAACTTCAAGAGGGAAATATGGGTTTGCAACAGGATTCGTGAAATCTGCAGGATCAATTACAGAACCAGACTCCCCCATAGTCTCAGTCATATTTTCTTCCATTGCAGCATCTTCTTCTGTATCTGCCATACTGTCAGGTGATTCTTCCAACATTGTGTCTTCAGATACTTCGTCCGGTGAAGACGTATCAGTGCAACCCGACATCGTTACAAGCGCCACTCCTACCAGAAGCACCACTAAATTTCGAAGTAATTTGGTCTTCATTTAAATCCTCCCTTTATCCTTTCCAGATGGAAAAGGTTCTTAAATCAAAATTCGGCTGGATTATATTAACAATTATGGTACAGCTATCGAATACTAGTACAAGCTTCGAACAATTGGAGGAGGAAGCATATAGTTCAAAGAAAAAGCTGTAAAACTGTTACAGATTCTGTGGGATTGTAAAAGTAAAAGTTGATCCTTCGTCCACCTTACTTACAAGAGAAATCTTTCCACCATGCATCTCAACAAGTTCTTTTACAAGGGAAAGACCGATGCCTACTCCACTATATCTGCGTGCATGTGACCAGTCAAGCTGGACAAAAGGTTCAAAAAATGTTTCCTGTTTATCTTCAGAGATACCTATCCCGGTATCAATTACCTGTACGTTTACATCATTGCCGGCCTTTTGGAAAATAACTTTTACAAAACCTCCTTCCTTATTGAATTTAATGGCATTCTCAAGCAAATTATGAAGAATAGCATTGAATTTGCATTCATCTGCAAAGATGGATTCAAGACCATGCTCTATCTCAAATTCAATCATAATGTTCTTCTTGGAAGCTATTGGTCGGAATATTTTTTCAAGTTCAACGACTGTCGACTGCAGATTAAATTTTATAATGTCGAGTTCACAGTTTCCAGCTTCAATCTCTGCAATATAGATAAGGGAATTTACGATTTCAAGAAGGCTGGAACCTGCCTCCTTGATACGGGTAAAATATTTTATTTGATCTTCGTTCAATTTTCCAGATAGCTCACTTAGTAATACATCAGAATAGCCAATTACAATATAAAGAGGGGTGCGGAGCTCATGGCTGATATTAGCCAGAAACTCACATTTTGAATTGGAAGCGTTTTCTGCAAGTACTTTTGCCTCTGTCAACAGATTCTCGGCAAGCTTGCGCTCAGTTGTATCCACACAAAGTGCCAGAAGTTTTTTTTCATCCAGCATGACGGCTTCTATCTGAATATAGAAATCAGTGCCATCCTTTTTCAGGAACAAGAACTCTCCAGAAGCTTTGCCTTCTGTTTCTACCCTCAGAAAATGATCTGTAGTTTCAGATACAGATTCAGGACTGCACAGATCAATGATGTTCATGCCCATGAGTTCTTCAACAGAATATCCTGTCAGGTTGCAGGCAGAAGGATTGACATCCAGAAGCATACCAAAAATGTCAGTTACAAAAATAGGATGAGGTGAATTGTCAACGTATGTGCGGTATTTTTCCTCACTTCTCTTAAGACGTTGCTGAGATGTCCTTATATCGGTTATATCAAGCACGCTGCGCATATAAAAAGGAACACCTTTACTAGTATAGAGGAGATTTGCATGAATCAGGACATGCACAAAATATCCGGACTTATGGACGTACCTTTTTTCAATCTCAAACGAATCAATATCCCCATCAAGCATTCTATTTAGCATATTGGATTCTGTTCCGTTTTCATCGGGGTATGTGATATCCATACACTTCTTTGAGAGGAGTTCATCCCTTGTATAGCCCACAATCTCGCAAAACCTGTCGTTAACTTTCAGGAAAGTTCCTTCTGTCGTCGTGTAGGCAATTCCTACTGCTGATTGCTGAGAAGCAG
It encodes:
- a CDS encoding N-acetyltransferase; this translates as MKISIRNAEKEDIEGIMCVEHRSFHTNIAENSDTFLERIESFSDGFLVMVIDGEIAGYISSELWDYSENIETEKFVLGHNITETHRNDGKELYISSIAVLKKYRGKGYGNALFSELVSRIYRNYEISSIILMVSVNWIAARKIYEKNGFKEIQVIKYFFDDDEKSDAIIMRKQM
- a CDS encoding winged helix-turn-helix transcriptional regulator — its product is MELELETRKRIFETIRSSPGIHLRELERSLGIAVGSLQYHLHYMQKKNIISAQKDEQFLRYFVRDKELSENDRLVMSFLRKKACRHILITLMENPDLNNKDISSAIGLSPSTVSWHLNKLVASGVVNKIINGRESNFEVINPEEITELIITYKSSFFDRMLDNFIEMWELDTVNHK
- a CDS encoding PAS domain S-box protein — encoded protein: MWNDGLLRPLIFIVRNGPDNKSPFKSILEKYFDVVDVNPYNSIMTELDTLIPALIIIDVSFNDQGAYQVSQQVKFSDKYHFIPLAFVGTAFSSNDIVKLIESGADAYFEEPFDNDTTISYLKALINKGQKLNNVVNRQPKIQKQNSNVNNHVPEYLNWDDEDLFNAASQQSAVGIAYTTTEGTFLKVNDRFCEIVGYTRDELLSKKCMDITYPDENGTESNMLNRMLDGDIDSFEIEKRYVHKSGYFVHVLIHANLLYTSKGVPFYMRSVLDITDIRTSQQRLKRSEEKYRTYVDNSPHPIFVTDIFGMLLDVNPSACNLTGYSVEELMGMNIIDLCSPESVSETTDHFLRVETEGKASGEFLFLKKDGTDFYIQIEAVMLDEKKLLALCVDTTERKLAENLLTEAKVLAENASNSKCEFLANISHELRTPLYIVIGYSDVLLSELSGKLNEDQIKYFTRIKEAGSSLLEIVNSLIYIAEIEAGNCELDIIKFNLQSTVVELEKIFRPIASKKNIMIEFEIEHGLESIFADECKFNAILHNLLENAIKFNKEGGFVKVIFQKAGNDVNVQVIDTGIGISEDKQETFFEPFVQLDWSHARRYSGVGIGLSLVKELVEMHGGKISLVSKVDEGSTFTFTIPQNL